A DNA window from Desulfomicrobium macestii contains the following coding sequences:
- a CDS encoding HD domain-containing phosphohydrolase, with translation MTASSSKAALPAMGKNRSELVMGVAIISLIIVALLTWVAWSVRAKQGELQEQIQGRLELLATSRAEVLTAWLSGLVEQTDKLISSDLFRLYATDMDLIDADPSFLITGIIPEGDSYDQMAQLTDQFPLMHQTFSDFTVFAGFLSGRIVHRSGQSYIGSDSRVNPLSPSQSALIKKTFAYPMAHFSPLRQTDNGLVIDMCVPIFSTAEENGEKKAVAVAMLTKSAGMTITSLLSNTPLSTRGERTRIMQMTEAGFQEIVPWSPGGVAPIQAPPELDSGQRLGFDKRNSLGGQTSVFSLGVKLPDLDLWVIQEVDTQSATVGLQEYTRVSLLIAGLIAMVTSLLFGAIWWRTMGQSHKRIAGKFQTLAQELEQQRNFLDSINDSIPDFIAVKNLNGNYTYANPALAEGVGRPEDEVLGLDDIALFGFDTGKRLEQSDAQTLQTGEPVTVTERVFLKSREHHFQITKVTLKGDQNTPQGIVSVFRDITAMVQAEDRKRQAISQTVEALVKAIEFTDPYLAGHSLLMRDVSSLLADSLNLSPEDKSTVEIASNLSQIGKIFIDKAILTKVDQLTEEEKEMVQRHVDHAADILRQIDFELPVYEAVYQMNERLDGSGYPKGLYGEEISIQARVLSVANSFCAMIRPRAYRPAMSPAQALENLRSAANSYDLHIVEALSAALETSRGNRLLEKAGE, from the coding sequence ATGACAGCATCAAGCAGCAAAGCAGCTCTGCCCGCCATGGGCAAGAACAGGTCGGAACTGGTCATGGGGGTGGCCATCATCTCCCTGATCATCGTGGCCCTTTTGACCTGGGTGGCCTGGAGCGTCCGGGCCAAGCAGGGAGAGCTGCAAGAGCAGATCCAGGGACGGCTCGAATTGCTGGCCACCAGCCGTGCCGAAGTCCTCACGGCATGGCTCTCGGGTCTGGTCGAGCAGACCGACAAACTCATCTCCTCGGACCTCTTTCGCCTTTACGCCACGGACATGGATCTCATCGACGCGGACCCGAGCTTTCTGATCACGGGCATCATCCCCGAAGGCGATTCCTATGACCAGATGGCCCAACTGACCGACCAGTTTCCCCTCATGCACCAGACCTTCTCCGATTTCACGGTCTTCGCGGGCTTTCTGTCCGGACGTATCGTGCACCGCAGCGGACAGTCCTACATCGGCTCCGACTCGAGGGTGAACCCGCTTTCTCCCAGCCAGTCGGCCTTGATTAAAAAGACCTTCGCCTATCCCATGGCCCACTTCTCCCCCTTGCGCCAGACAGACAACGGCCTGGTCATCGACATGTGCGTGCCGATCTTTTCCACTGCCGAGGAAAACGGGGAGAAGAAGGCGGTGGCCGTGGCCATGCTGACCAAGAGCGCGGGCATGACCATCACCTCCCTGCTCTCCAACACCCCGCTCTCGACCAGGGGGGAAAGGACACGGATCATGCAGATGACCGAGGCTGGATTTCAGGAGATCGTGCCCTGGAGCCCTGGCGGGGTCGCTCCCATCCAGGCACCGCCAGAACTGGATTCGGGGCAGCGGCTCGGCTTTGACAAGCGCAACAGCCTGGGTGGCCAGACTTCCGTTTTTTCACTTGGCGTGAAGCTTCCCGATCTTGACCTGTGGGTCATCCAGGAGGTGGATACCCAGAGCGCGACCGTGGGATTGCAGGAGTACACCCGGGTTTCCCTGCTCATCGCGGGCCTCATCGCCATGGTCACGAGCCTTCTCTTCGGAGCCATCTGGTGGCGCACCATGGGCCAGAGCCACAAGCGCATCGCCGGCAAGTTTCAGACCCTGGCCCAGGAGCTCGAACAACAGCGCAACTTCCTGGATTCCATCAACGACTCGATCCCGGATTTCATCGCCGTCAAAAACCTGAACGGCAACTACACCTACGCCAACCCGGCATTGGCCGAAGGGGTGGGACGGCCGGAAGACGAGGTGCTCGGTCTTGATGATATCGCCCTGTTCGGCTTCGACACCGGCAAGCGCCTGGAACAATCCGACGCCCAGACCCTGCAGACCGGGGAGCCCGTGACCGTCACCGAACGCGTCTTCCTCAAGTCGCGGGAACATCATTTCCAGATCACCAAGGTCACCTTGAAGGGCGATCAGAACACGCCGCAAGGCATCGTCTCCGTATTCCGGGACATCACCGCCATGGTTCAGGCCGAGGACCGCAAGCGCCAGGCCATTTCCCAGACCGTGGAGGCGCTGGTCAAAGCCATCGAGTTCACGGACCCATACCTGGCCGGACATTCCCTGCTGATGCGCGACGTATCCTCCCTGCTGGCGGATAGCCTCAACCTGTCCCCTGAAGACAAATCCACCGTGGAAATCGCCTCCAACCTGTCCCAGATCGGCAAGATTTTCATCGACAAGGCGATCCTGACCAAGGTCGATCAGCTTACCGAGGAAGAAAAAGAAATGGTCCAGAGGCATGTCGACCATGCGGCGGACATTCTGCGCCAGATCGACTTTGAACTGCCCGTTTACGAGGCGGTCTACCAGATGAACGAACGTCTCGACGGCAGCGGCTACCCCAAGGGCCTGTACGGCGAGGAGATCAGCATCCAGGCCAGGGTCCTGAGCGTGGCCAACAGCTTTTGCGCCATGATCCGCCCCCGGGCCTACAGACCGGCCATGAGCCCCGCGCAAGCCCTTGAGAACCTGCGCTCGGCGGCAAACAGCTACGACCTACACATCGTCGAAGCCCTGTCCGCCGCCCTTGAAACATCACGCGGCAACAGGCTGCTGGAGAAGGCGGGAGAATAG
- the dnaA gene encoding chromosomal replication initiator protein DnaA — protein sequence MIDAWHHISLSLEKNLTPGHYQLWIKPLQGCLDNDTLVLCAPNSFVCTWVRERMLGKIKDAAAETLGFAPTIEICSAQADAPAAVHVQPAPAKKIITRQMGLPMAHALPTQTVQNWRHDFDDFIVGPCNNLAYVASRSFCQDVQGSDQLFLCSAPGLGKTHLAQAIGSEIARQTNRQHLRVCYLSGEEFASQLVMAIKAKAVEQFKARFRTNVDLLLLEDVHFFQGKEKMQDELLNTLKSLQNQGRRVVMTSTFLPRELSDIDANLLSRFAQGFMAVIDKPDYQTRMGIIQAKSQASQVSMPGSVAELLANRMKTDVRQLESCLKNIILKAKLLNMDITMDLAWEILQNYNLDSASIDLDKIISFVCQAYGFGFDDLRSKSRKRDRVIARNTAFYLARKHTDLSLMDIGRRFNRKHSTVIKGIASVEQEVTRKTSLGNQLARTINQLQA from the coding sequence ATGATTGACGCATGGCATCACATTTCACTTTCTCTTGAGAAGAACCTCACTCCGGGCCATTACCAGCTCTGGATCAAACCCTTGCAGGGATGTCTTGATAACGACACCCTGGTCCTTTGTGCGCCCAATTCCTTTGTGTGCACATGGGTCCGGGAACGCATGCTTGGCAAGATCAAGGATGCGGCCGCCGAGACCCTTGGCTTTGCGCCGACCATCGAGATCTGTTCCGCCCAGGCTGATGCGCCCGCGGCCGTGCATGTTCAGCCCGCGCCCGCCAAAAAGATCATCACCCGCCAAATGGGCCTGCCCATGGCTCACGCCCTGCCTACTCAGACCGTGCAGAACTGGCGGCATGATTTTGACGACTTCATCGTCGGACCCTGCAACAATCTCGCCTATGTCGCATCGCGCAGTTTCTGTCAGGACGTGCAGGGGTCGGATCAGCTTTTCCTGTGCTCCGCGCCGGGCCTCGGCAAGACCCATCTGGCCCAGGCCATCGGCAGCGAGATCGCCCGGCAGACCAACCGGCAGCACCTGCGCGTCTGCTACCTGAGCGGCGAGGAGTTTGCCTCGCAATTGGTCATGGCCATCAAGGCCAAGGCCGTGGAGCAGTTCAAGGCCCGTTTCAGAACCAACGTGGATCTGCTTTTGCTTGAAGACGTGCATTTCTTCCAGGGCAAGGAGAAAATGCAGGATGAGCTTTTGAACACCTTGAAATCGCTCCAGAATCAGGGGCGCCGGGTGGTCATGACCAGCACGTTTCTGCCCCGCGAACTGTCCGACATCGACGCCAACCTGCTCTCCCGTTTCGCACAGGGGTTCATGGCCGTCATCGACAAGCCCGACTATCAGACCCGCATGGGCATCATCCAGGCCAAGTCGCAGGCTTCGCAGGTTAGCATGCCGGGCAGCGTGGCCGAGCTTCTGGCCAACAGGATGAAGACCGATGTCCGCCAGCTTGAGAGCTGCCTGAAGAACATCATCCTCAAGGCCAAGCTCCTGAACATGGACATCACCATGGATCTGGCCTGGGAGATACTCCAGAACTACAATCTCGACAGCGCCTCCATAGATCTCGACAAGATCATCAGCTTCGTTTGCCAGGCCTACGGGTTCGGCTTTGACGACCTGCGTTCCAAGAGCCGCAAGCGGGACCGGGTCATCGCTCGCAACACGGCCTTCTACCTTGCGCGCAAGCACACTGACCTGTCCCTCATGGACATCGGCCGCCGTTTCAATCGCAAGCATTCCACGGTCATCAAGGGCATCGCCTCCGTTGAGCAGGAAGTTACCCGCAAGACCTCTCTTGGCAACCAGCTGGCCCGCACGATCAATCAGCTCCAGGCCTGA
- the thyX gene encoding FAD-dependent thymidylate synthase gives MKVIDPSFSFMHLPDGEFVLSHLELAARTCYKSEDKASPDSARKLLSRIVRLGHDSVLEHISVTVRIVCDRGVTHELVRHRLCAFSQESTRYANYAQDKFGSEITVIRPFFWAEDDARYAVWLSAMQACEDAYLRLVDAGATAQEARSVLPNSLKTEIVTTANIREWRHIFKLRCDKAAHPQMRQVMLPLMSAFQQRIPLLFDDLGERFAEPLAELESQGAAARLF, from the coding sequence ATGAAAGTCATTGATCCTAGTTTTTCCTTCATGCACCTGCCCGACGGCGAGTTTGTCCTGAGTCACCTCGAACTGGCCGCGCGGACATGTTACAAGTCCGAGGACAAGGCCAGTCCGGATTCGGCCCGCAAGCTTCTCTCCCGCATCGTGCGTCTGGGTCATGACAGTGTGCTGGAGCATATCAGCGTCACGGTGCGCATCGTCTGCGACAGGGGGGTAACCCACGAACTGGTCCGCCACCGCCTGTGCGCATTCTCCCAGGAAAGCACCCGCTACGCCAACTACGCCCAGGACAAGTTCGGCAGCGAAATCACCGTGATCCGTCCTTTTTTCTGGGCCGAGGATGACGCCCGCTACGCGGTGTGGCTGTCCGCCATGCAGGCTTGCGAGGACGCCTACCTGCGCCTGGTGGATGCCGGGGCCACGGCCCAGGAGGCCAGAAGCGTCCTGCCCAACAGCCTCAAGACCGAGATCGTGACCACGGCCAACATCCGGGAATGGCGGCACATTTTCAAACTGCGTTGCGACAAGGCCGCCCATCCTCAGATGCGCCAGGTCATGCTCCCGCTCATGAGCGCTTTTCAGCAGCGCATTCCCCTGCTCTTCGATGATTTAGGGGAGCGTTTTGCCGAACCCCTCGCCGAATTGGAATCCCAGGGTGCCGCCGCCCGCCTTTTCTGA
- the ruvB gene encoding Holliday junction branch migration DNA helicase RuvB produces the protein MMQNPSEEHIRPRTLDDFIGQEDVRGNLKIYLQAAKERGQHLDHCLLYGNPGLGKTTLAQIMASELGVNMVSTSGPVLERSGDLAAILTSLNRHDLLFIDEIHRMPAVVEEILYPGMEDFKLDLIVGQGPGARTVKIELEPFTLVGATTRIGLLTSPLRDRFGVICRLEFYNPRELSLIVTRAARILGLEISPDGALEIGKRSRGTPRIANRLLRRVADYAQVAGNVLIDADVAAKGLDIMDVDSRGLDMMDRKILECIIDHFGGGPVGVKTIAAACSEEVRTIEDIYEPYLIQCGFLKRTPRGRVVTPKAYQHLDGGLKLRGQ, from the coding sequence ATGATGCAAAACCCCAGCGAAGAGCATATCCGGCCCCGCACCCTGGACGATTTTATCGGCCAGGAGGATGTCCGCGGCAACCTGAAGATTTATCTGCAGGCGGCCAAGGAGCGTGGTCAGCATCTGGATCACTGCCTGCTCTACGGCAATCCCGGGCTGGGCAAGACCACCCTGGCCCAGATCATGGCCAGCGAACTGGGCGTGAACATGGTCTCCACGTCCGGGCCGGTCCTGGAGCGCAGCGGCGATCTGGCCGCCATCCTGACCAGCCTGAATCGGCACGATCTGCTCTTCATTGATGAAATCCATCGCATGCCGGCCGTGGTCGAGGAAATTCTTTACCCCGGCATGGAGGATTTCAAGCTTGACCTCATCGTCGGACAGGGTCCTGGCGCGCGCACGGTCAAGATCGAGCTTGAGCCTTTCACCCTGGTCGGAGCGACGACCCGCATCGGACTTTTGACCTCGCCCCTGCGCGACCGTTTCGGTGTCATCTGCCGATTGGAATTCTACAATCCTCGGGAGCTGTCGCTGATCGTGACGCGCGCCGCGCGCATCCTCGGCCTTGAGATCAGCCCTGACGGAGCTCTCGAGATCGGCAAGCGCTCCCGGGGCACGCCGCGCATCGCCAACCGCCTGCTGCGCCGCGTGGCCGATTACGCCCAGGTGGCCGGAAACGTGCTCATCGACGCGGACGTGGCGGCCAAGGGCCTTGATATTATGGATGTTGACTCGCGCGGTCTGGACATGATGGATCGCAAGATCCTCGAATGCATCATCGATCATTTCGGCGGCGGTCCCGTGGGCGTTAAAACCATTGCGGCGGCCTGCTCCGAAGAGGTGAGGACCATCGAGGATATCTACGAGCCCTACCTGATCCAGTGCGGGTTCCTGAAGCGCACCCCCCGGGGACGGGTGGTCACGCCCAAGGCCTACCAGCATCTCGACGGCGGACTCAAGCTGCGCGGCCAATAG